TGCGGTCGGTCAGCGGCACGATCTGGTTATACGTGCGGTACTCGCCCAGCTTCTCGAAGGAGGAGTGCAGGTAGCCGATGTGCGGCGTGACCGACAGCACGGTCTCCCCGTCCAGTTCGCAGATGAGCCTCAGCACGCCGTGCGTGGCGGGGTGCTGGGGCCCGATGTTGATGAGCATCTCCTCGGACCCGATGTCGGGCTCGGCGACATCGACGGGCGCCAGCGGTCCCATGGCGGGCCGGGCGTCCATCCCCATCTCCGCTCCCCGTCCCACCGGGATCTCCACCGTCCGCCGCGTCATCGGCCCGTGCTCCCCGGGGCGGAGGCCGGCGAGTCGTCCGCGGGGACGATCTGGGGCGCGCCACGTCCCTCCAGTTCCTCCGGCATGTAGTACTGCTCCATGTCCTGCGAGAGGGCGCGCCGGGTCTGCTCGGCGCGGGAGAAGCGGCCCCGCAGCGGGAAGTCCTTCCGCAGGGGATGGCCTTCGGCATAGTTCTCGGGCATGAGAATGCGGCGTAGGTCCGGATGCCCCCGGAACTCGACCCCGAACAGATCGTAGACCTCGCGCTCGAGCCAGTCGGCCGCGCTCCAGAGAGCGGTCACCGAGGCGATCGCGAGGCGGGAAAGCGGCAGCTCGCACTTCACCCGCAGCGCCTTGCGGTGCGGGATGGACCAGAGCTGGTAGACGACCTCGAGCGGGCGCCCGTCGCCGTAATCGACCGCGGTAACGTCCACCAGCAGGTTGAAGCGCTCGCCGGGATCGGTGCGCAGCCAGTCCAGCACCTCCGCGTTGCGGCCGGGGTCGATGTAGACCACCTGCTGGTCCCCGGATTGCACCAGGTCGCGCACGACGGCGTCGGGGAATGCGGCGCGCAGAGCTTCAACGGTGGCGGAAGCCGACATGCCGTGGCGGTCGGGTCGGGTCACGGAATCCGGTCGTCGGGCCGGTCGGAGGCGTCGGATCCGGTGGGGCCGCTCACCCGGTTCTGCCGGGTCGAATTGCCGAAAGGTCCGGAGAGCGCCAGCACTTCGTCGGCGTCGGCGCGCGCGCGGGCCACCTCTGCCGGATCCTCGGCGCGCAGCGCGCCGTGCTCGTTCAGGCTCTCCTGCCGGATCTTCTCCTGAATCATCATCAGCCCGTAGATGAGCCCTTCCGGTCTTGGCGGACAGCCCGGCACGTAGACGTCCACGGGGATGATGGTGTCGATCCCCTGCACCATCGAATACACGTCGAATACGCCCCCGGAAGAAGCGCAGGCGCCCATCGAGACGGCCCACTTCGGCTGGGGCATCTGGTCCCAGATGCGGCGCAGGACGGGCGCGAGCTTGTAGGGCACCCGCCCCGCACAGATCAGGACGTCGGCCTGGCGGGGGCTGAATGACATGCGCTCCATCCCGAAGCGGGCCAAGTCGAAGTTGCTTGCGGCCGCGGCCATCATCTCGATGGCGCAGCAGGCGGTGCCGAAGGGCATGGGCCAGAGCGAGTTGCGACGGGCCCAGTTGACGACGAAATCGAGGCGCGTGGTCAGAAACGTCGGGGTTCCCGCGCCCAATACCCCGCCCGGCGGCGAGGAGGCCACGGGAAGGCTCTCAGCAGGCTTTTCGCTCAGTCCCAATCGAGACCTCCTTTCTTCCATTCGTACACCAACCCCGCGGTGAGCACCGCCACGAAGATGGAAGCAGCCACGAATCCGCTCCACCCCAGCGCGCGCATCTCGACCGCCCAGGGGATGAGGAAGACCGCTTCCAGGTCGAAGACGATGAAGCTGATGGCGACGAGATAGAACTTCACGGAAAAGCGGGCCCGGGTGTCGCCCAGCGGGATCATGCCGGACTCGTAAGGCATTGCCTTTTGAGGAGTTGGCCGGCGAGGATTGAGGATGTGAGACAACGCCACCATGAACACTGCGTTGAGGGCGGAGACCCCGAAGATGAGCAGGATCGGCAGGTAGGCGTCCGACATCGAGTCGCCCGCATGTGGAGGGGTTTCGCAGGAGTTCGGGTGGCAGAAAGCTACCCATGCGCCCCCACCCGGTCAAGCCGGAACGGAGCGCCCGCGGGCCGATTCCGGGGGTGCGCCACAGGCCGGCGAAACCTTCCGGAGGCGGCCCGCAAACCCTGTCGCGGAGCGAGATCTCCGACGCGGGAGACCGCTGGAGGCACTGCCTCGAAGGCGGGCGATTCCGGTGTCCGCCGAAGGTCCGGGCACCGGAGGTACGGCACGGGGTATGGCAGAAGGCGCTCGGAGTCGCGGGCGGCGTGGCCGATCCGGAATCCGGCACGGCGTTTGCACGAGCCGCGTGCAGGAGTCCGTTACCCGAGGTACTTGGCCGACTGTACGGTCACTTTCTGCCGCACGTCGATGGTTCGGATCCGGAATATGAGCCCGAGACTTGGGACGCAAACCCACAAGCTGACAGGAGGACAATTCTCCGGAGCTGGCCCGGCCAGCAGATGATGACAATGAGTTCGACAATTGAGAATAGTGAGCCTGAAATACGGCTCGCGGGCAACCTTTGAACCACGAGGAGTGAACTGTGATGCGCCGCATTACGCGTCTTCGCACTCTCAACCAGGTTCGGCGCTTCCTGAACGTCGCCGACGCCCCGGGGTTGGGGACCGAAAACCGTGAATCCATATACGATTTCATCCGCAAGACACTGGACAAATTCAAATACCACGACCTCAGGAAGCGCGACAAGAGCTTGCTGAAGACGTTCCTCTCCAGGGTGACCGGGCTTTCGCGTGCTCAGCTGACCCGTTTGGTTGCCCAGCATCGCGAGACCGGCACCATTCGAGACCGTCGCAGCTCGCCGCCGGAATCAAGAGCCGCGTAACCGACACCGAACCCGGTGTAGCGTCCGGTCGGCGGAGGCGGAACGCGGGAAGAGCCTTGCCGCCATTCGGACCCGTTTCCATCATGCAACCGGCAGCGCGTTATCCGCACGCGTTCACGCGCCTCATGTTGGAGGACACCATGGCCGGTTTGTCAGTGCGGCTCCCCTCCCGTCGGCCTCGCGCGAAGCACTGCCGCCTCCATCGGACGTCGGCGCGCGGCGGCTCGGTGCTGATGGTGGTCGTCTGCAGCTTCCCGGCACTGATGGCATCGCCGGCGGTGGGACAGGAACTCCCGGACACGGTTCTGGCCGTGGACTCCCTGCTGGTCGTGGTCGGTTCGCGGGCACAGATACGGGATCCGGTGCTTCTCCCCGTCCCGGTGGACATCTACGGCTCCGAGGAGCTATCCCGCCTGGGTGACATCGATCTCGGCGAAGCGCTGGGGAGGATGGCGCCGTCGTTCAACTCGACGCGCTTGACGGTAGGCGACGGTGCGGCGTTCCACGTGGCCACGCTGCGCGGGATGAACCCGGATCAGGTGCTGGTGCTGATCAACGGCAAGCGCCGGCACGGGATAGCCTTTGCCAAGGTGCTCACCATGCTGGGCATGGGCACCACCGGCACCGACCTGCGCGCCATCCCGATTCATGCCATCGAACGCATCGAAGTTCTACGCGAGGGTGCAGCCTCGCAGTACGGGTCGGACGCCATTGCCGGGGTCATCAACGTCGTCCTGAGGGATGCGGCCGCCGGCTCCAGGTGGTCCACGTACCTGGGCCGCACCTCTTTCGGAGACGGCGAACGGCTCCTGACCTCCGGGAATGTCGGGCTGGGGCTGGGGGAGCGCGGCGGATTCCTGAACTTCACGGGGGAATACTCGCGGCAGACGCCCAGCCAGAGGGGTGGCGAAGCACCTGCCTGCTTCGGTCCGAATCCGGCCTATCCGCCGTGTGCGGACGGGGGCAAGGTGATGTACCTGTCGCGCAACGGTGAACCGGACTACGAGGGGGGCGCGGTGATGGCGAATGCCGCACTGCCCATCGGCGAGACGGCGGAGCTCTTCGCCTTCGGCAGCTTTTCGCGCCGCAGCGCGGTGTCGGACGGCCTGTACCGGAAGGCCGACTGGGTGCCTCGCAACGTCTCCTACGTGTACCCCGACGGCTTTTTTCCTACCGAGGAGTCCGACCTCGTGGATGCTTCGCTGGTCGCGGGGCTCCGGGGAGAGCTGGATGCGTGGTCGGCCGAACTGAGTGCCGGCTTCGGCCAGGGTCGCTTCGCGTTCGACGTGGCCAACTCCATCAACCCGTCATACGCCGCGGCGCACCTCGCCGGCAATCCAGCGGCGTCGGCTGCGGAAATCGGCGCCGCCGCGGGGCCCCGCTCGGCCCACAGCGGGACGCTGACCCTTCGCCAATTGCACCTGAACGCCGACGCCCAGCGCGACCTGGAACTGGGTTCGAGTCCGGGGCTGCTGGCCGTGGGCGCGGCATTGCGCGGCGAAAGCTACTGGATGGACGCGGGTGATCCCGTGAGCTATGGCTGCGGGCCCGGCAATACCGCCGGCAGCTTTCCCGCCGCGCACGAC
The genomic region above belongs to Gammaproteobacteria bacterium and contains:
- a CDS encoding NADH-quinone oxidoreductase subunit C, with the translated sequence MTRPDRHGMSASATVEALRAAFPDAVVRDLVQSGDQQVVYIDPGRNAEVLDWLRTDPGERFNLLVDVTAVDYGDGRPLEVVYQLWSIPHRKALRVKCELPLSRLAIASVTALWSAADWLEREVYDLFGVEFRGHPDLRRILMPENYAEGHPLRKDFPLRGRFSRAEQTRRALSQDMEQYYMPEELEGRGAPQIVPADDSPASAPGSTGR
- the nuoB gene encoding NADH-quinone oxidoreductase subunit NuoB, whose protein sequence is MASSPPGGVLGAGTPTFLTTRLDFVVNWARRNSLWPMPFGTACCAIEMMAAAASNFDLARFGMERMSFSPRQADVLICAGRVPYKLAPVLRRIWDQMPQPKWAVSMGACASSGGVFDVYSMVQGIDTIIPVDVYVPGCPPRPEGLIYGLMMIQEKIRQESLNEHGALRAEDPAEVARARADADEVLALSGPFGNSTRQNRVSGPTGSDASDRPDDRIP
- the ndhC gene encoding NADH-quinone oxidoreductase subunit A → MSDAYLPILLIFGVSALNAVFMVALSHILNPRRPTPQKAMPYESGMIPLGDTRARFSVKFYLVAISFIVFDLEAVFLIPWAVEMRALGWSGFVAASIFVAVLTAGLVYEWKKGGLDWD
- a CDS encoding TonB-dependent receptor yields the protein MAGLSVRLPSRRPRAKHCRLHRTSARGGSVLMVVVCSFPALMASPAVGQELPDTVLAVDSLLVVVGSRAQIRDPVLLPVPVDIYGSEELSRLGDIDLGEALGRMAPSFNSTRLTVGDGAAFHVATLRGMNPDQVLVLINGKRRHGIAFAKVLTMLGMGTTGTDLRAIPIHAIERIEVLREGAASQYGSDAIAGVINVVLRDAAAGSRWSTYLGRTSFGDGERLLTSGNVGLGLGERGGFLNFTGEYSRQTPSQRGGEAPACFGPNPAYPPCADGGKVMYLSRNGEPDYEGGAVMANAALPIGETAELFAFGSFSRRSAVSDGLYRKADWVPRNVSYVYPDGFFPTEESDLVDASLVAGLRGELDAWSAELSAGFGQGRFAFDVANSINPSYAAAHLAGNPAASAAEIGAAAGPRSAHSGTLTLRQLHLNADAQRDLELGSSPGLLAVGAALRGESYWMDAGDPVSYGCGPGNTAGSFPAAHDLNVDGSEVASCGMQGYPGYSPQSAVESERDRLSVGVYADSEIRPRDEALTLGGALRFENYSDAGRSLTARLATRLELGESGIALRAAVSTGFRAPGLPQRGFNTLGFVGSSAGLRTNGFLPEGDPIACADFEACSLGHETSLSLTGGLVFAHQSGFRLTADYYRVAVEDAIALTEALGAEHGLRANAQFQGRPVDAVAFWTNAIDTRTRGLDIVAGWRFREMEWGAADLSASLHRNETAITANRNPHFIRDTQTMLITRAQPGTRIAFSGDVRWASGLGARVRMRRMGSIMVPTVFEDPTEISGAAIADVEVTFTIDGRIRVGLGANNLFDKLPAQLPDDHVAQLWSLNYAPESPYGIAGRITYLKLDVFAN